From a region of the Neobacillus niacini genome:
- a CDS encoding FMN-dependent NADH-azoreductase produces the protein MSTVLYITAHPLNEENSYSLAVGKEFIETYRENNPNDEVVHLDLFKMNIPQIDADVLGAWGKLGKGTAFDQLSSVEQAKVGRLGELVDQFVAADKYVFVNPVWNFSFPPVMKAYIDSICVSGKTFKYTPGTGLVGLLNSKKAVHIQASGMVLSPGTDFAGMEISDRHLGVIVKFLGISNYETIFVEGIKADPDLATSIKEKAIKKAKDVANRF, from the coding sequence TTGTCAACAGTACTATATATAACAGCACATCCATTGAATGAAGAAAATTCCTATAGTCTAGCAGTAGGTAAAGAATTTATTGAGACTTATCGTGAAAATAATCCGAATGATGAAGTCGTTCATCTTGACCTGTTTAAAATGAATATTCCTCAAATTGATGCGGATGTACTTGGCGCTTGGGGTAAATTAGGTAAAGGAACTGCTTTTGATCAATTGTCTAGTGTTGAACAAGCTAAAGTGGGTCGTCTAGGTGAATTAGTTGATCAATTTGTTGCAGCGGATAAGTATGTATTTGTAAATCCAGTGTGGAACTTCTCATTTCCACCAGTTATGAAAGCCTATATTGACTCCATTTGTGTTTCAGGTAAAACTTTTAAGTATACCCCTGGAACAGGACTAGTTGGTTTACTGAATAGTAAAAAAGCTGTTCATATTCAAGCAAGTGGAATGGTGTTGTCTCCAGGCACTGATTTTGCCGGAATGGAAATAAGTGATCGCCATCTAGGTGTTATTGTGAAGTTCCTAGGAATATCAAACTACGAAACTATCTTTGTTGAAGGTATAAAGGCAGATCCTGATCTAGCTACTTCAATTAAAGAAAAAGCTATTAAAAAAGCAAAAGATGTTGCTAATAGATTTTAA
- a CDS encoding DUF1641 domain-containing protein, which translates to MSETITQTKPKQETLNLSGNQEQLDILERLLKPEVQESLTTLVDQLPKLTELVNILTKSYDFAQSVATDEVLKNDTVGAIQEIFEPVTHSVKNIASIAIEAKDRAEESNEVIGLFGLLKMLKDPQVQKLFRFVNAYLQITAERDNK; encoded by the coding sequence ATGTCAGAAACAATTACTCAAACAAAGCCTAAACAAGAAACACTAAACTTGTCAGGTAATCAAGAACAACTTGATATCCTTGAACGGCTATTAAAACCTGAGGTTCAGGAGTCCTTGACTACGTTAGTAGATCAGCTTCCAAAATTGACTGAACTTGTTAATATTTTGACTAAGTCTTATGACTTTGCTCAATCTGTCGCTACTGATGAAGTACTAAAAAATGATACTGTTGGAGCGATACAAGAAATTTTTGAACCTGTAACACACAGTGTAAAAAACATCGCATCAATTGCTATTGAAGCAAAAGATCGTGCAGAGGAAAGCAACGAAGTGATTGGCCTTTTTGGTCTTTTAAAAATGTTAAAAGATCCACAAGTTCAGAAGTTATTCCGTTTTGTAAACGCTTATCTTCAAATTACTGCAGAACGAGATAATAAATAA
- a CDS encoding NAD(P)/FAD-dependent oxidoreductase: MSKHIVILGAGYGGLLTALTARKYLYKAEAQITVVNKYPTHQIITELHRLSGGTIAEQAISIPLEKLFKGKDINLKISEVESFSVDNKLVKLADGSTLTYDALVVGLGSQTAYFDIPGLEENSMVLKSVADANNIYNHFKDRIREYAQTKNEADATILIGGGGLTGVELVGEIVDNMPKVAKGYGVDPKELKIMLVEAGPKILPVLPDQLIERATTSLEARGVEILTGLPVTNVKGNEIGLKDGRKIVANTFVWTGGVQGLPIVGESGLVVDRNRATVNSFLQSNSHNDVFIVGDSAVVFPPEGGRPYAPTAQNAWQMGELVGYNLFAYLQDKTFEEFAPINSGTLASLGRKDGVATIGANSIPLQGLPATLMKEASNIRYLSHIKGLFSLAY; this comes from the coding sequence ATGTCTAAACATATCGTCATCTTAGGTGCGGGTTATGGCGGACTTCTAACTGCTTTAACCGCTCGCAAATATTTATATAAAGCTGAAGCACAAATAACAGTGGTAAACAAATATCCAACTCACCAAATCATCACTGAACTGCACCGCCTTTCAGGGGGAACAATTGCTGAACAAGCCATTTCTATACCTTTAGAAAAACTTTTCAAAGGAAAAGATATTAATCTTAAAATTTCAGAGGTTGAATCTTTTTCAGTAGACAATAAACTAGTGAAGCTTGCCGATGGTTCTACTTTAACTTATGATGCCCTTGTTGTTGGTTTGGGAAGTCAAACTGCTTACTTCGACATTCCAGGACTTGAAGAGAACAGCATGGTGTTAAAATCTGTTGCTGATGCAAACAACATTTACAATCATTTTAAAGATCGCATTCGTGAATATGCTCAAACGAAAAATGAAGCAGATGCAACCATTCTAATAGGCGGCGGGGGATTAACTGGTGTTGAATTAGTTGGTGAAATCGTTGATAATATGCCTAAAGTTGCTAAAGGCTATGGTGTTGATCCTAAAGAATTGAAAATCATGCTCGTAGAAGCTGGTCCAAAAATTCTCCCAGTTTTACCTGATCAATTAATTGAACGTGCAACGACTAGTTTAGAGGCGCGCGGCGTTGAAATCTTAACAGGTCTTCCTGTAACAAATGTTAAAGGAAATGAAATCGGCTTGAAAGATGGCCGCAAAATCGTAGCAAATACTTTCGTTTGGACAGGTGGAGTACAGGGCCTTCCTATAGTTGGAGAATCAGGTCTTGTAGTAGATCGTAACCGTGCAACTGTTAATAGTTTTCTTCAATCTAATTCACATAATGACGTATTTATTGTCGGTGACAGTGCTGTTGTCTTCCCTCCAGAAGGTGGTCGTCCATACGCACCTACTGCACAAAATGCTTGGCAAATGGGTGAACTTGTTGGGTACAATCTATTTGCATACTTACAAGACAAAACATTTGAAGAGTTTGCACCAATTAACTCAGGTACACTTGCAAGCTTAGGTCGTAAAGATGGTGTTGCTACTATTGGAGCCAACTCAATTCCACTTCAAGGGCTGCCAGCTACTCTAATGAAAGAAGCAAGTAACATACGCTATTTGTCACATATTAAAGGACTGTTCAGCTTAGCCTATTAA
- a CDS encoding carboxymuconolactone decarboxylase family protein produces the protein MQEKESSIEESTRHLVHIRASQMNGCGFCLDMHVKEAKIHGERELRLYHIPIWRESTLFSPRERAALAWTEILTKMPEHGVPDDIYDRVRGQFSERELSDLTFSVMAINAWNRVNVAFQTEPGSADKAYGLTKAGLS, from the coding sequence ATGCAAGAGAAGGAAAGTTCAATTGAAGAATCAACCCGTCATTTAGTTCACATCAGAGCTTCACAAATGAATGGATGCGGCTTTTGCTTAGATATGCACGTTAAAGAAGCTAAAATCCATGGAGAGAGAGAGCTTCGTCTTTATCACATCCCAATTTGGCGTGAATCAACACTATTTAGTCCACGTGAGCGTGCGGCACTAGCATGGACAGAGATTTTGACAAAGATGCCTGAGCATGGTGTACCTGATGACATTTATGACCGAGTTCGTGGTCAGTTTTCAGAAAGAGAGTTATCAGATCTTACCTTCTCAGTTATGGCAATTAATGCTTGGAACCGTGTTAATGTTGCTTTCCAAACGGAACCAGGATCAGCTGACAAAGCGTATGGATTAACAAAAGCTGGCCTAAGCTAA
- a CDS encoding carboxymuconolactone decarboxylase family protein yields the protein MTQRVNFAQQSPELFKKFLAFTNALGESSIEEKTLDLVSIRASQINGCGFCVDMHVKQAKIHGESEVRLSHISTWRESTLFTPRERAALTWTEILTNLPNQGVPDDVYDSVCAQLSEKEISDLSFLVVSVNGWDRINIGFKTETGRLSRNLN from the coding sequence ATGACACAACGTGTAAATTTCGCTCAACAATCACCAGAACTCTTCAAAAAGTTCTTGGCTTTTACCAACGCCTTAGGTGAAAGCTCAATTGAAGAGAAAACACTCGATCTCGTATCAATCAGGGCTTCACAAATAAATGGGTGTGGATTTTGCGTAGATATGCACGTCAAACAGGCCAAGATCCATGGCGAGAGCGAGGTTCGCCTCTCTCACATCTCAACTTGGCGGGAATCGACTCTGTTTACTCCACGGGAAAGGGCCGCTCTGACATGGACCGAAATCCTGACCAATCTGCCTAATCAAGGCGTGCCTGACGACGTTTATGACAGTGTTTGTGCTCAGTTATCTGAAAAAGAAATCTCGGACCTTAGTTTCTTGGTTGTTTCGGTCAATGGGTGGGACCGCATAAACATCGGCTTCAAGACTGAAACGGGACGTCTGTCGCGGAATTTGAATTAG
- a CDS encoding CBO0543 family protein: MIGVWRRLNEFYSTLLFWIIGDLLYASLLHDFRVWEFRPVWIDHFILPTHTIIATAIAFINYPSVIVVFLGRFPKSNIKKLCWVILWAMIFQAIEIIAYLNDSIVHNHGWTLTWSFIFNLMTFSLLAIHRWKPWVAWLLSILNIILLWIIFHPPLPK; this comes from the coding sequence TTGATTGGTGTTTGGAGACGATTAAATGAATTTTACTCAACTTTATTATTTTGGATTATAGGTGACCTGCTATACGCTTCGTTACTTCACGATTTTAGGGTATGGGAATTTCGTCCTGTTTGGATTGACCACTTTATTCTTCCTACCCATACGATTATTGCTACTGCAATAGCGTTTATAAATTACCCTTCTGTCATTGTTGTTTTCTTAGGCAGATTTCCTAAGTCAAATATTAAAAAATTATGTTGGGTTATTTTGTGGGCAATGATTTTCCAAGCCATTGAAATAATTGCTTATTTAAACGATAGTATAGTTCATAATCATGGATGGACTCTAACCTGGTCATTCATTTTTAACTTAATGACATTTTCTTTACTGGCTATTCATAGATGGAAACCATGGGTAGCATGGCTTTTATCTATTTTAAATATAATTTTGTTATGGATAATATTTCATCCTCCACTTCCTAAGTAA
- a CDS encoding ring-cleaving dioxygenase, translated as MSKKTMGIHHITAIVGQPQENVDFYAGVLGLRLVKQTVNFDDPGTYHLYFGNESGKPGTIITFFPWAGARPGIIGDGQVGVTSYVVPKGAMEFWTKRLEKFNVPYTIMERFGERYLEFDDFHGLHLEIVEREEGEINTWNFGEVTPEVAIKGFGGATLLSTQPDKTAKLLEKVLGLELVGKEGDFARYRSTAEIGNIIDLKLTPNGRGQMGVGTVHHIAWRAIDDEDQLEWQKYVASKGYGVTPVQDRNYFNAIYFREHGEILFEIATDPPGFAHDETYETMGEKLVLPSQYEPHREQIEGGLLPFEVRKLD; from the coding sequence ATGAGTAAAAAAACAATGGGTATTCACCATATTACGGCGATTGTAGGACAGCCGCAAGAGAACGTAGATTTTTACGCAGGAGTTTTAGGTTTGCGTTTAGTCAAGCAAACTGTCAATTTTGATGATCCAGGTACTTATCACCTTTATTTTGGTAATGAAAGTGGTAAACCAGGAACCATTATTACTTTCTTTCCATGGGCAGGAGCCCGCCCGGGAATCATTGGTGACGGTCAAGTAGGAGTAACATCTTATGTTGTGCCAAAAGGTGCTATGGAATTTTGGACAAAAAGACTAGAAAAGTTCAATGTGCCATATACAATCATGGAACGATTTGGAGAGCGGTATTTGGAATTTGATGATTTTCATGGTCTTCACTTAGAAATTGTTGAAAGAGAAGAGGGAGAAATCAATACTTGGAATTTTGGTGAGGTAACACCTGAAGTGGCTATCAAAGGTTTTGGCGGTGCTACTCTATTATCAACCCAGCCTGATAAAACGGCTAAATTGTTAGAAAAAGTATTGGGACTTGAATTAGTCGGTAAAGAAGGAGACTTCGCTCGTTATCGTTCCACTGCGGAAATCGGAAATATTATCGACCTTAAATTAACTCCTAATGGACGCGGGCAAATGGGTGTTGGCACTGTTCACCACATTGCATGGCGGGCAATAGATGACGAAGATCAATTGGAATGGCAAAAATACGTGGCCTCTAAAGGATATGGAGTTACTCCTGTTCAAGATAGGAACTACTTTAATGCCATTTACTTCAGAGAACATGGCGAGATACTGTTTGAAATTGCAACTGATCCTCCAGGGTTCGCACATGATGAAACATATGAAACAATGGGTGAAAAATTAGTGTTGCCATCGCAGTATGAACCTCATAGAGAACAAATTGAAGGTGGGTTATTACCGTTTGAAGTAAGAAAACTAGACTGA
- a CDS encoding flavin reductase family protein, protein MLSIDPASLSERENYKFLIGSIIPRPIAFVTTNSKDGVLNGAPFSYFNIVSSNPPMISLSIQRPSGKQKDTARNIIESKEFVVHIVDEQNVEMINKTAANLPPEESEIELASLTPTVSVKISVPGVKEAKIRMECSLEHSIGLGGTETEGCDFIIGKVVQFHIAEDIYENGRINPRGLAAVSRLAGNYYAKIGEIFEIDRPQ, encoded by the coding sequence TTGCTTTCAATTGATCCAGCTTCATTGTCTGAGAGAGAAAATTATAAATTTCTGATAGGTAGTATCATACCTAGACCGATTGCTTTTGTCACAACGAATTCAAAAGATGGCGTTTTAAATGGTGCTCCATTTAGCTATTTTAATATTGTGTCATCTAATCCCCCGATGATTTCATTATCTATCCAACGTCCATCGGGGAAACAAAAGGATACAGCGAGAAACATCATTGAGTCCAAAGAATTTGTGGTTCATATTGTCGATGAACAAAATGTTGAAATGATAAATAAAACTGCTGCAAACCTTCCGCCTGAAGAGAGTGAGATAGAGTTAGCTAGTTTAACTCCAACAGTAAGTGTGAAAATTTCAGTTCCAGGTGTTAAGGAAGCGAAGATCCGAATGGAATGTTCATTAGAGCATTCCATTGGTTTGGGAGGCACGGAGACTGAAGGATGTGATTTTATTATAGGAAAAGTGGTTCAATTTCATATTGCAGAAGACATTTATGAGAATGGAAGAATTAATCCTAGAGGTTTAGCTGCTGTAAGTCGGTTAGCAGGTAATTATTACGCGAAAATCGGTGAGATTTTTGAAATCGACAGACCCCAATAA
- a CDS encoding ring-cleaving dioxygenase, whose product MQKTAGIHHITAMVNDAQRNIDFYAGVLGLRLVKKTINFDRPEVYHLYFGNETGQPGTVITFFPWAKQLKGRIGQGQVGVTSFVIPVGSVPFWENRFRKFGVEFTSTIRFGEKYLIFNDPEGLQLELTERDEGATNTWNFGGVHAENAIKGFGGAVLYSAQPHKTTGVLENILGLDCIGQENKFLRFKSDGNIGNTIDIHLNPSVRGLMGAGTVHHIAWRAKDEEDLLKWSSLLQDKGYYPTEVRDRNYFKAVYFHEEGGILFEIATDPPGFSVDEPVDELGKKLMLPSWLESQREELEETLTPVEVRVLEGDKE is encoded by the coding sequence ATGCAAAAAACAGCAGGTATCCATCATATCACAGCCATGGTTAACGATGCTCAAAGAAATATAGATTTTTATGCCGGTGTCCTTGGGCTAAGACTCGTAAAAAAAACCATAAATTTTGATCGACCAGAAGTGTACCATCTTTATTTTGGAAATGAAACGGGGCAACCAGGTACAGTCATTACCTTTTTTCCTTGGGCGAAACAGTTAAAAGGGCGCATTGGGCAAGGACAGGTTGGTGTGACGAGTTTTGTTATCCCGGTGGGTTCGGTTCCATTTTGGGAAAATCGATTTCGGAAATTTGGAGTTGAGTTTACTTCAACCATACGCTTTGGTGAAAAATACTTAATATTTAACGATCCTGAAGGACTCCAACTTGAACTGACGGAGCGAGATGAAGGAGCAACTAATACTTGGAACTTCGGTGGAGTTCATGCAGAAAACGCGATTAAAGGATTTGGCGGAGCTGTTTTGTATTCTGCACAGCCACATAAAACAACTGGCGTTCTAGAAAATATATTAGGGTTAGATTGCATTGGTCAAGAAAATAAATTCCTAAGATTTAAATCTGATGGAAATATAGGAAACACCATTGATATTCACTTAAATCCTTCCGTTCGAGGGTTGATGGGAGCAGGAACGGTTCACCATATAGCATGGAGAGCTAAGGATGAAGAAGATCTTCTCAAATGGAGTTCACTTCTCCAAGATAAAGGCTATTATCCAACTGAAGTTCGTGATCGTAACTACTTTAAAGCCGTGTATTTTCATGAAGAAGGGGGTATCCTCTTCGAAATAGCGACCGACCCACCAGGGTTTTCAGTGGATGAACCTGTCGATGAACTAGGTAAAAAACTCATGCTGCCATCTTGGTTAGAGTCACAAAGAGAAGAATTAGAAGAAACCTTAACTCCTGTGGAGGTTCGTGTTCTGGAGGGAGATAAAGAATGA
- a CDS encoding alpha/beta hydrolase, with the protein MKHIFNKGQKPTKPTLLLLHGTGGDELDLLPLAGMIDDEASVLSVRGNVLENGMPRFFRRLAEGIFDIEDLIFRTTELNEFLDEASEKYGFNRDNIIAIGYSNGANIAASLLFHYQNALKGAILHHPMVPRKGIDLPDLTGKSVFIAAGTNDPICSPMESTELQKLLEKANSKVEIHWENRGHQLTPQEVEAAANWYRKL; encoded by the coding sequence ATGAAACATATATTCAATAAAGGACAAAAACCAACAAAACCAACATTATTATTGCTTCATGGTACTGGTGGCGATGAATTAGACCTGTTGCCTCTTGCGGGAATGATAGATGATGAGGCTTCTGTCTTAAGCGTTCGAGGAAATGTATTAGAAAATGGAATGCCGCGATTCTTCCGTAGATTGGCTGAGGGAATATTTGATATAGAAGACCTTATTTTCCGAACAACAGAATTAAATGAGTTTCTAGATGAAGCATCAGAGAAATACGGTTTCAACCGAGATAATATTATCGCCATTGGATACTCAAATGGAGCCAATATCGCTGCAAGTTTATTATTTCATTATCAAAATGCATTAAAAGGTGCGATTCTTCATCATCCAATGGTACCGAGAAAAGGAATTGATCTTCCTGATTTAACAGGTAAGTCTGTGTTTATTGCTGCTGGGACAAATGATCCCATCTGTTCACCAATGGAATCTACTGAACTACAAAAGTTATTAGAAAAGGCAAATTCAAAGGTAGAAATTCATTGGGAGAATAGAGGTCATCAATTAACCCCCCAAGAAGTGGAAGCAGCAGCGAATTGGTATCGCAAGTTATAA
- a CDS encoding alpha/beta fold hydrolase: MNNSYSNPSVPAFKDVLSQGTHEIMIDGLRQTYHVAGSGPICLVHPGGPGFHWNYLRMPLLEKFMTTIYIEPIGTGQSDMLPDGEYSMSKYAYFSRKVLEHVGALDSYFLGHSHGGFVGLQYALNYPNELAGLIVYDGAPCNGKDLGIEATKQMEFFAQRWSEQPEAQDAKQAWADMGSGAVSVNDRESFLVVLQRLLPAYFCDYWNTHKDFEDWKASVDATIDINRKPLKWDVRDVMKTIQTPTLVLVGEYDFICGTKWANEMSAAIPESQLVVISRCGHMGHVEKPEKFTSAICEFVIR; encoded by the coding sequence ATGAACAATTCTTACTCCAATCCTTCAGTACCAGCATTTAAGGACGTACTATCTCAGGGTACACACGAAATCATGATCGATGGGCTTCGGCAGACCTATCACGTTGCAGGTAGTGGACCCATTTGTCTTGTTCATCCCGGAGGGCCAGGTTTCCATTGGAACTATTTACGCATGCCGCTGCTAGAGAAGTTTATGACTACTATTTATATAGAGCCGATCGGTACAGGTCAATCAGATATGCTGCCGGATGGAGAATACAGTATGTCCAAATACGCTTATTTCTCCCGAAAGGTGCTCGAGCATGTAGGGGCACTAGATTCCTATTTTCTAGGACATTCGCATGGCGGTTTTGTTGGGCTTCAATATGCTCTAAATTATCCGAATGAGCTTGCAGGGTTGATCGTTTATGACGGCGCTCCATGTAATGGGAAAGATTTAGGTATTGAAGCGACCAAGCAAATGGAATTCTTTGCACAGCGGTGGTCAGAACAACCGGAGGCTCAGGACGCGAAGCAGGCTTGGGCGGACATGGGGAGTGGAGCTGTATCAGTAAATGACAGAGAGTCATTCCTTGTTGTCCTGCAAAGACTGCTGCCCGCTTACTTTTGTGACTATTGGAACACGCATAAGGATTTCGAGGACTGGAAAGCTTCAGTAGACGCGACCATTGATATAAATAGAAAACCATTGAAATGGGATGTGCGGGATGTTATGAAGACTATCCAGACCCCAACGCTCGTCCTGGTCGGAGAGTATGACTTCATCTGTGGGACAAAATGGGCCAACGAGATGTCGGCAGCAATTCCAGAATCGCAGCTTGTAGTCATCAGTCGATGCGGACATATGGGGCATGTGGAGAAACCAGAAAAATTTACTAGCGCCATATGTGAATTTGTCATTAGATAG
- the nagZ gene encoding beta-N-acetylhexosaminidase gives MKKLIMKMMFILITLLLINGCSNNNTDKQKEMNNNQTEDTQKTTKPPKKDSIHEQLKKMTLTEKIGQMIIAGFDGITVNTNTQTLINKYKLGGLILYQTNVKDAAQLVNLTNAIKTTNTKNKIPLFISVDQEGGRVNRMPTSIINTPSARIIGNKNDEKYAYNIGRMIANELQAFGFNTDFAPVLDIQSNPNNAVIGDRSFGSDSSVVSKLGVSMMKGISSGNIIPVVKHFPGHGDTSVDSHLELPLVQNDLTRLKKVELVPFDNAFKNHADMVMVAHILVQKIDPNFPASMSKTIITDLLRNQYRFGGVVISDDMTMGAIAKYYKLEDAAVRAINAGSDIILVGHGMDNVATVYNSIYSAVTNHTISEETINKSVYRILTLKHKYHLNNNKISPVNVSNLNNQITKTISNAPVPTADNPKYKLLLNIATKAKEGSIINSDFHLKSTTIEEVRENWGEEDKREYVDAAKGTYCTYSKKNVVVAYNERQQLFEIRSYDPNLKVLTIDDIKNYFGSPTADVKTSNKEEIISYTVGTNTLKFVFPLGTQNLYLDHYSIYNASVANNNMAS, from the coding sequence TTGAAAAAGTTGATTATGAAAATGATGTTCATTTTGATTACATTATTACTAATTAATGGTTGTTCAAATAATAATACGGATAAACAAAAAGAGATGAATAACAACCAAACTGAAGATACCCAAAAGACCACTAAACCACCTAAGAAAGATTCCATTCATGAACAACTAAAAAAGATGACTTTAACTGAGAAAATCGGGCAAATGATAATCGCAGGATTTGATGGTATAACTGTTAACACAAATACGCAGACGCTTATTAATAAATACAAGCTTGGAGGGTTAATCCTATATCAAACGAATGTTAAGGATGCTGCTCAATTAGTAAACTTAACAAATGCAATTAAAACTACAAACACCAAGAATAAGATACCATTATTTATATCCGTTGACCAGGAAGGCGGGAGGGTAAACCGAATGCCAACATCAATCATAAACACACCAAGTGCAAGAATCATTGGAAATAAAAATGATGAAAAATATGCATATAATATCGGCAGGATGATTGCCAATGAATTGCAGGCTTTTGGATTTAACACAGATTTCGCTCCCGTTCTAGATATCCAAAGTAATCCTAATAATGCAGTTATTGGGGACCGTTCATTTGGATCTGATTCCAGTGTTGTTTCAAAACTGGGAGTTAGCATGATGAAGGGTATTAGTTCAGGGAATATCATTCCGGTTGTAAAACATTTCCCTGGTCACGGTGACACTTCCGTTGATTCTCATTTAGAACTTCCATTAGTTCAGAATGATCTTACAAGACTAAAAAAGGTTGAATTAGTTCCTTTTGACAATGCTTTCAAAAATCACGCCGATATGGTGATGGTTGCTCATATATTAGTTCAAAAAATTGATCCTAATTTTCCGGCATCTATGTCCAAAACCATTATTACAGATCTATTGCGTAATCAATATAGATTTGGGGGGGTTGTCATTTCAGATGATATGACAATGGGCGCTATTGCAAAGTATTACAAGTTGGAAGACGCAGCCGTAAGGGCAATAAACGCGGGGAGCGACATTATTTTAGTTGGTCATGGTATGGATAATGTGGCTACAGTCTACAACAGTATTTATTCAGCTGTGACAAATCATACTATTTCAGAAGAAACTATAAATAAGAGTGTATACAGGATTTTAACTTTGAAACATAAATATCATTTAAATAATAATAAAATTTCACCTGTAAATGTAAGTAATTTAAATAATCAAATAACAAAAACGATATCAAATGCTCCCGTGCCTACGGCAGATAATCCAAAGTATAAATTACTATTAAATATAGCGACTAAAGCAAAAGAAGGTTCCATTATAAACTCTGATTTTCATCTAAAAAGCACTACGATTGAGGAAGTAAGAGAAAACTGGGGAGAGGAAGATAAAAGAGAGTATGTTGATGCAGCTAAAGGTACCTATTGCACATATAGTAAAAAAAATGTAGTTGTGGCTTATAACGAACGGCAGCAGTTGTTTGAGATTCGATCCTACGATCCTAATTTAAAGGTCTTAACCATTGACGATATAAAGAATTATTTTGGTTCCCCCACAGCAGATGTTAAAACAAGTAACAAAGAAGAAATTATCAGTTATACAGTTGGAACCAATACCTTAAAGTTTGTGTTTCCTTTAGGGACTCAAAACTTGTATCTTGATCATTACTCTATATATAACGCATCCGTAGCCAATAATAATATGGCAAGTTAA
- a CDS encoding IS3 family transposase: MFKKVASFSDGSEGLSRKAQAALSFELKETFKLKDVLQIVGIPESTYHYHIKMMNKENPDQELEELIQSIFEEHNGNYGYRRIQLELENRGYEVNHKKVQRIMNELGLKGDKFKLKSRKYSSYKGTTGTVAKNLINRRFKTNVCHQKLTTDITEFKCSDGIKLYLNPIMDMFNSEILSFGIGMRPTLDLALTPLEEALEIVKDSKFRTTVHSDQGWHYQHNKWVKTLKKNKVFQSMSRKGNCLDNSPMENFFGLLKQEMYYGEALCSYEELKKRIEEYISYYNNKRIKQKLAGMSPVQYRVHTSQLAA, encoded by the coding sequence ATATTTAAAAAAGTTGCGAGCTTTTCAGATGGATCCGAAGGGCTATCTCGAAAAGCACAAGCAGCATTATCATTCGAACTTAAAGAAACCTTCAAACTAAAAGATGTTTTACAAATAGTCGGCATTCCTGAATCCACCTACCATTATCATATAAAAATGATGAATAAGGAGAATCCAGACCAGGAGTTGGAGGAACTTATTCAATCCATTTTCGAAGAACATAACGGAAATTATGGTTATCGTCGTATTCAATTAGAATTAGAAAACCGTGGGTATGAAGTGAATCATAAGAAGGTGCAACGCATCATGAACGAGCTTGGGCTCAAGGGAGATAAATTCAAATTAAAATCACGCAAGTACAGTTCATACAAGGGTACAACTGGAACTGTTGCCAAGAACCTTATCAATCGCCGCTTTAAAACGAATGTGTGTCATCAAAAACTAACAACAGATATTACAGAATTTAAGTGTTCAGACGGTATTAAGCTATATTTAAATCCAATTATGGATATGTTCAATAGTGAAATTCTTTCTTTTGGTATAGGTATGCGTCCAACCTTAGATTTAGCTCTCACCCCCCTCGAGGAAGCACTAGAAATAGTAAAAGATTCAAAGTTTAGAACTACTGTACATTCTGATCAAGGATGGCATTATCAACATAATAAATGGGTGAAAACCCTTAAGAAAAACAAGGTGTTCCAGAGTATGTCTCGTAAAGGAAACTGTTTAGATAATTCGCCAATGGAGAACTTTTTCGGATTACTAAAACAAGAAATGTATTACGGGGAAGCACTATGCTCATATGAGGAATTAAAAAAGAGAATTGAAGAATATATCAGTTATTATAATAACAAGCGTATAAAGCAAAAATTGGCAGGTATGAGCCCGGTTCAATACCGGGTCCATACTAGCCAATTAGCTGCTTAA